The following proteins are co-located in the Vigna angularis cultivar LongXiaoDou No.4 chromosome 2, ASM1680809v1, whole genome shotgun sequence genome:
- the LOC128195241 gene encoding S-protein homolog 3-like: protein MKVDDHQRLRKGGTMAMFGKSVSFLWVLIIVLSSANNCMVSALVLIEVTNRLDNGSLDLTVACPNIENKSYLLHGGQFHQWINNADSSPSGGPFFKCSFQWKGASHMFNMYNPSRDFDCEECHWYIKETGPCRVYNRPNKPTICSNWDS, encoded by the coding sequence ATGAAAGTTGATGATCATCAAAGACTGAGAAAAGGTGGAACAATGGCTATGTTTGGGAAAAGTGTTTCATTCCTATGGGTGTTGATCATTGTACTGTCATCTGCAAACAATTGCATGGTTTCGGCACTGGTGCTTATTGAAGTGACAAATCGTTTGGACAATGGAAGTTTGGACTTAACCGTTGCATGTCCCAATATTGAGAACAAAAGCTACCTTCTGCACGGTGGTCAATTCCATCAATGGATTAACAATGCTGATTCGTCTCCATCCGGAGGGCCATTTTTCAAGTGTTCCTTTCAATGGAAAGGTGCATCTCACATGTTTAACATGTATAATCCTTCTAGGGATTTTGATTGTGAAGAGTGTCATTGGTATATCAAAGAAACTGGACCTTGTAGGGTCTATAACCGTCCTAATAAGCCTACTATTTGCTCTAATTGGGATTCATAA